One Novosphingobium sp. G106 DNA segment encodes these proteins:
- a CDS encoding LLM class flavin-dependent oxidoreductase translates to MTIDFHWRLPTHGCHSSIRRGNYDRGDWSPLGAENLAPGLDRSGEDDGFRYIDHLAQIAKAAESAGFQGGLIPSFPNTDDPWSISSLLARETKTFRFMIAFQPGFGNPVHTARASASLQRATGGRLLFNIITGGGGPAQLWWGDSFSHDDRYGRTDEWLDVFKGVWNQQGFTYKGRFYQVEDGGLPPLLSAEEFPEMWFSGSSDAALKVASNHADYYLSWLEPFDQLFDKFARVKEKTAALGRQQKCAIRVDLVARKTEEEAWRDIRLGFENVTDETRARWRGQATDSVGASRQAALRPTEATRWDDLIVAPNLWGGFNLLRGGPALGIVGSYEQCAAKLDELIAGGADGFILAGTPHLEEAYRVGEEVLPLLGQSASALLEAAE, encoded by the coding sequence ATGACGATCGACTTCCACTGGCGCCTGCCGACCCACGGCTGCCACTCTTCCATTCGCCGGGGCAATTACGACCGCGGCGACTGGTCGCCGCTCGGTGCGGAGAACCTTGCACCCGGCCTCGACCGGTCGGGCGAGGACGACGGCTTTCGCTACATCGATCACCTGGCCCAGATCGCCAAGGCGGCCGAGAGCGCCGGCTTCCAGGGCGGGCTGATTCCCTCGTTCCCGAACACCGACGATCCCTGGTCGATCTCGTCGCTGCTGGCGCGCGAGACCAAGACCTTCCGGTTCATGATTGCCTTTCAGCCGGGCTTCGGCAATCCGGTCCATACCGCACGCGCTTCGGCCAGCCTGCAGCGCGCGACCGGCGGCCGGCTGCTGTTCAACATCATCACCGGCGGCGGTGGACCGGCGCAGCTCTGGTGGGGCGACAGTTTCAGCCACGATGACCGCTACGGGCGCACCGACGAATGGCTCGACGTATTCAAGGGCGTCTGGAATCAGCAGGGCTTCACTTACAAAGGCCGCTTCTACCAGGTCGAGGACGGCGGCCTGCCGCCGCTTCTCTCCGCTGAGGAGTTTCCCGAGATGTGGTTTTCGGGCTCGTCCGACGCTGCGCTCAAGGTCGCTTCGAACCACGCCGACTATTACCTGTCCTGGCTCGAGCCATTCGATCAGCTGTTCGACAAGTTCGCCCGGGTCAAGGAAAAGACTGCCGCGCTCGGGCGCCAGCAGAAGTGCGCGATCCGCGTCGATCTGGTCGCGCGCAAGACCGAGGAAGAAGCCTGGCGCGACATCCGCCTCGGCTTCGAGAACGTAACCGACGAGACGCGCGCGCGCTGGCGCGGTCAGGCGACGGACTCGGTCGGTGCCTCGCGCCAGGCCGCGCTGCGTCCGACCGAAGCGACGCGTTGGGACGATCTGATCGTCGCGCCGAACCTCTGGGGCGGGTTCAACCTGCTGCGCGGCGGGCCGGCGCTTGGCATTGTCGGCTCCTATGAGCAGTGCGCTGCCAAGCTCGATGAACTGATTGCCGGCGGCGCTGATGGTTTCATTCTCGCGGGCACGCCGCATCTCGAGGAAGCCTACCGTGTGGGCGAAGAAGTCCTGCCGCTGCTTGGCCAGTCTGCTTCCGCACTTCTCGAAGCCGCCGAATAA
- a CDS encoding LLM class flavin-dependent oxidoreductase — protein sequence MTIRTYWQIDPATEPHRLEPSARPISSIVTPLRAPTLGRFDYYAQIAEAAAQTAFDGVFVAHRPDADESRIIAGALAREARRLEFVAEFPASVGSSVYAAKQATTFQRGTHDRFAWAIAPDADARGRAREGDFVPQDQLGARLDEFLTVARGVHTQRPFTFKGEHFEVENGGFEEPLNRVPFPSVFLQGESEEALDLSALHADVHLFPANPSQPIGRLIEGLDSLAKQADRKVAFGVIQPVLAREDEEEAQLDASRANLAPGTLVGSFDTVAARLAELAGLGITHFVLSAEPSVEEAYRIGQHVLPRLRALLAPNRVAA from the coding sequence ATGACCATCCGCACCTATTGGCAGATCGATCCAGCTACCGAACCGCACCGGCTCGAACCCTCGGCTCGGCCGATCAGCTCAATCGTCACCCCGTTGCGCGCACCCACGCTGGGCCGCTTCGACTATTACGCCCAGATCGCAGAGGCTGCCGCGCAGACCGCCTTCGACGGCGTGTTCGTCGCGCATCGGCCCGATGCCGACGAGAGCCGGATCATCGCCGGCGCTCTGGCCCGCGAAGCGCGGCGCCTGGAATTCGTCGCGGAGTTTCCCGCTTCGGTCGGATCGTCGGTCTATGCCGCCAAGCAGGCGACGACTTTCCAGCGCGGGACGCACGACCGCTTCGCCTGGGCCATCGCGCCCGACGCCGATGCTCGAGGCCGCGCCCGCGAAGGCGATTTCGTGCCTCAGGATCAGCTCGGTGCGCGGCTGGACGAATTTCTGACCGTAGCCCGTGGCGTCCATACCCAGCGGCCCTTTACGTTCAAGGGCGAGCATTTCGAGGTCGAGAACGGCGGCTTCGAAGAGCCGCTCAACCGCGTGCCCTTTCCGAGCGTGTTCCTGCAGGGCGAGAGCGAGGAAGCGCTCGACCTTTCCGCGCTTCACGCCGACGTGCATTTGTTCCCCGCCAACCCGTCCCAGCCGATCGGCCGCCTGATCGAGGGCCTCGACTCCCTCGCCAAACAAGCAGACCGAAAGGTTGCTTTCGGTGTGATCCAGCCGGTGCTGGCGCGCGAGGACGAAGAGGAAGCCCAGCTCGACGCCAGCCGGGCAAACCTCGCGCCCGGCACCCTGGTCGGCTCCTTCGATACGGTGGCCGCCCGTCTCGCTGAGCTTGCCGGGCTTGGCATCACCCACTTCGTGCTGAGCGCCGAGCCATCGGTCGAAGAGGCCTATCGCATCGGCCAGCACGTCCTGCCGCGCCTGCGGGCGCTGCTCGCCCCCAACCGCGTCGCCGCCTGA
- a CDS encoding ABC transporter ATP-binding protein, whose amino-acid sequence MSAELYPRPTIEASSPLRGELAISDLDKSFVIGGEARPVLENINLTVRPGEFVSIVGASGCGKSTLLRLIVGLDSEYSGEIRLDGERIATTSLDRGIVFQDHRLFPWMTLEQNIELALLNTDTPKSRRAVIVADHIGLVGLTGFEKAYPHQLSGGMAQRAAIARALVTEPKVLLLDEPLGALDALTRVHVQNELQRIWLTQRSTMVMVTHDVEEALYLGDRVIVMSPHPGRVRRIVEVDLPHPRDRRSPLLHRLKDEILAELTGNAEVEPANLVAFPGREVR is encoded by the coding sequence ATGAGCGCCGAACTCTATCCCCGCCCCACGATCGAAGCGTCTTCCCCTTTGCGCGGCGAGCTCGCCATCAGCGATCTCGACAAGAGCTTCGTGATCGGCGGCGAGGCGCGCCCTGTGCTCGAGAATATCAACCTGACCGTCCGGCCCGGCGAATTCGTTTCGATCGTCGGTGCTTCGGGCTGCGGCAAGTCGACCCTGCTGCGGCTGATCGTCGGGCTCGACAGCGAGTATAGCGGCGAGATCCGCCTCGATGGCGAGCGTATCGCCACGACCAGCCTCGATCGCGGTATCGTCTTCCAGGACCACCGCCTGTTTCCCTGGATGACGCTCGAACAGAACATTGAGCTGGCGCTGCTCAATACTGACACCCCCAAGTCGCGCCGCGCCGTGATCGTCGCCGATCACATCGGGCTCGTCGGGCTGACCGGGTTCGAAAAGGCCTATCCGCACCAGCTCTCGGGTGGCATGGCCCAGCGCGCCGCGATCGCCCGAGCGCTCGTGACCGAACCCAAGGTGCTGCTGCTCGACGAGCCGCTTGGCGCGCTCGACGCGCTCACCCGCGTGCACGTCCAGAACGAGCTCCAGCGCATCTGGCTGACCCAGCGCTCGACGATGGTCATGGTGACGCACGACGTCGAGGAGGCTCTTTACCTGGGCGACCGCGTGATCGTGATGTCCCCGCACCCGGGCCGCGTCCGCCGCATCGTCGAGGTCGACCTGCCGCATCCGCGCGACCGCCGCTCGCCGCTGCTCCATCGCCTCAAGGACGAGATCCTCGCGGAACTCACCGGCAATGCCGAGGTCGAGCCCGCCAATCTGGTGGCCTTCCCTGGCCGGGAGGTGCGCTGA
- a CDS encoding ABC transporter permease yields MKALLANPAARLAIGLIAPAVLLAWWQWFATSGGASAVALAPLGAVAGAFVELADNGTLLSDITSTLWRAFSGFAIGASFGVATGTAMAVWPLLNRLLGPLLHALRQVPMIGWLPLIGLWFGTGEGSELIMVCVGAFFPAMLNTHAGVAHVEQRYLDVGEVFRFTTTQRFLRIQLPAAMPLILTGLTQSLAFAWIGTLAGELLMGAGGGLGVTLQTAQIQQRLDVILVTVAITALLGFAINQIIARVRREVLRWQPASI; encoded by the coding sequence ATGAAAGCGCTGCTCGCCAATCCTGCCGCGCGCCTCGCGATCGGCCTGATCGCACCCGCGGTCCTGCTTGCCTGGTGGCAGTGGTTCGCGACTTCGGGCGGAGCCAGCGCCGTGGCGCTGGCACCCTTGGGTGCGGTTGCCGGCGCCTTTGTCGAACTGGCCGACAATGGCACCTTGCTGAGCGACATCACTTCGACGCTTTGGCGCGCGTTCTCGGGCTTTGCGATCGGCGCTAGCTTCGGTGTGGCCACCGGTACGGCCATGGCAGTCTGGCCCTTGCTCAACCGGCTGCTCGGCCCGCTGCTTCACGCCTTGCGGCAGGTACCGATGATCGGCTGGCTGCCGCTGATCGGACTGTGGTTCGGCACGGGCGAAGGGTCCGAACTCATCATGGTCTGCGTCGGCGCCTTCTTCCCGGCCATGCTCAACACCCATGCCGGGGTTGCCCATGTCGAGCAGCGCTACCTCGATGTCGGTGAAGTCTTTCGTTTCACCACGACCCAGCGTTTCCTCCGCATCCAGCTGCCCGCGGCCATGCCGCTGATCCTGACCGGGCTGACCCAGTCGCTCGCTTTCGCCTGGATCGGCACCCTGGCGGGCGAGTTGTTGATGGGCGCCGGCGGCGGGCTCGGCGTCACGCTGCAGACCGCCCAGATCCAGCAGCGGCTCGACGTGATCCTCGTCACCGTCGCGATCACAGCGCTGCTGGGCTTCGCCATCAACCAGATCATCGCTCGCGTCCGCCGCGAAGTGCTGCGCTGGCAACCCGCCTCGATTTGA
- a CDS encoding ABC transporter permease, producing the protein MASRPLPLPPSLSRSGSPLAALAAPLSLLVLWQLACSTGLAPEQVLVPPSEVARSLWLMAGSGELQRHVGDSLYRLALGFTIGAVAGLVFGVAIALSRLAEAVLSPLFLTLWQVPVIAFIPTMVIFLGINEPFKIAIVAVAAFFPIALATFDAVRGVPKAWFEVAKVYRTRLPDLVIRILIPATIPAVLTGLRIALTRAWIVLVAAEILAADSGIGQMMEMGRQLFQLDVVLSGVVVSGVIGFALDRGAREIERRASKWRTA; encoded by the coding sequence ATGGCCAGCCGCCCGCTTCCGCTACCACCGAGCCTCTCTCGTTCTGGTTCACCGCTTGCCGCGTTGGCGGCTCCGCTGTCCCTGCTCGTGCTCTGGCAGCTGGCCTGCTCGACTGGGCTCGCGCCCGAGCAGGTTCTCGTGCCGCCCAGCGAAGTCGCGCGTTCGCTCTGGCTGATGGCTGGTTCTGGCGAGCTCCAGCGGCACGTGGGGGACAGCCTCTACCGCCTCGCGCTCGGCTTCACGATCGGCGCGGTGGCGGGCTTGGTCTTCGGCGTGGCTATCGCCCTATCGCGGTTGGCCGAGGCGGTCTTGTCGCCCTTGTTCCTGACCCTCTGGCAGGTTCCGGTGATCGCCTTCATCCCGACTATGGTGATCTTCCTCGGCATCAACGAGCCGTTCAAGATCGCCATCGTCGCCGTTGCCGCCTTCTTCCCGATCGCACTGGCCACGTTCGATGCCGTCCGCGGCGTGCCCAAGGCCTGGTTCGAAGTCGCCAAGGTCTATCGCACCCGCTTGCCCGACCTCGTCATCCGCATCCTGATCCCGGCGACCATACCTGCCGTGCTCACCGGCCTGCGCATCGCCCTGACGCGGGCCTGGATCGTCCTGGTAGCGGCCGAGATTCTCGCCGCCGATAGCGGCATCGGCCAGATGATGGAGATGGGCCGCCAGCTGTTTCAGCTCGATGTCGTGCTCTCGGGTGTCGTCGTCAGCGGGGTGATCGGCTTCGCACTCGATCGCGGCGCGCGCGAGATCGAGCGCCGCGCCAGCAAGTGGAGGACGGCATGA
- a CDS encoding ABC transporter substrate-binding protein, translating to MASPKPDTPSGFLRSGKAIWIAVAVVAALAALFVWRSAHSGEAGGAPKVINIASIAAPYQGKQVYNGLTGVIIQQGWLKDALDKRGIQLNFVPVPTAVGAPLINEGFSGKRIDFASYGDFPAVIAAAGGVPLKLVAPLGGGQNVYLVVRKDSPAKTLADLKGKKIALHRGRPWELPFSKLVDASGLKISDFTIVNINPSATPAALAAGSVDATVLLSDGLLLEQKGVGKVIWSTAQAPADWKMRAELFARGDFVDANPELTQLVVDAYVRAAAWSSKDENRTQVIKNSSRGYLPEDILAKDYAADGLAWHERFSPVFHPDVKEHYRAVADYAFKRGLIRRPVDTDKLLDDRFVTKALQSQNLQAYWSTAPDRPRTANALAVNR from the coding sequence GTGGCATCCCCAAAACCCGATACCCCTTCCGGTTTCCTGCGGAGCGGGAAGGCAATCTGGATTGCCGTGGCCGTCGTCGCGGCTCTCGCGGCCCTGTTCGTCTGGCGCTCGGCGCATAGCGGGGAGGCGGGTGGCGCGCCCAAGGTAATCAACATCGCTTCGATCGCGGCGCCCTATCAGGGCAAGCAGGTCTACAACGGTCTGACGGGTGTGATCATCCAGCAGGGCTGGCTCAAGGACGCACTCGACAAGCGCGGCATTCAGCTGAACTTTGTACCCGTACCCACTGCGGTCGGCGCCCCGCTGATCAACGAAGGCTTCAGCGGCAAGCGGATCGATTTCGCGTCCTACGGCGATTTTCCGGCAGTGATCGCCGCCGCGGGCGGTGTTCCGCTCAAGCTGGTCGCACCGCTGGGTGGCGGACAGAACGTCTATCTGGTCGTTCGCAAGGATTCGCCGGCCAAGACCCTGGCCGATCTTAAGGGCAAGAAGATCGCGCTCCATCGCGGCCGTCCGTGGGAACTGCCCTTTTCCAAGCTGGTCGACGCCAGCGGGTTGAAGATCAGCGACTTCACGATCGTCAATATCAACCCGTCGGCCACCCCCGCTGCGCTTGCCGCGGGCAGCGTCGATGCGACCGTATTACTGTCAGACGGACTGCTGCTCGAACAAAAGGGCGTCGGCAAGGTGATCTGGTCGACCGCCCAGGCACCCGCTGACTGGAAGATGCGCGCTGAGCTGTTCGCGCGCGGCGATTTCGTCGACGCCAATCCCGAGCTCACCCAGCTCGTCGTCGACGCCTACGTCCGTGCGGCGGCCTGGTCGAGCAAGGACGAGAACCGCACACAGGTGATCAAGAATTCGTCGCGCGGCTATCTGCCCGAGGATATCCTCGCCAAGGACTATGCCGCCGACGGCCTTGCCTGGCATGAGCGGTTCTCGCCGGTGTTCCATCCCGACGTGAAGGAACACTACCGCGCTGTCGCCGACTATGCCTTCAAGCGCGGGTTGATTCGCCGGCCGGTCGATACCGACAAGCTGCTCGACGATCGCTTCGTGACCAAGGCGCTGCAGAGCCAGAATCTCCAGGCCTACTGGTCGACCGCGCCCGACAGGCCGCGCACCGCCAATGCCCTCGCGGTGAACCGCTGA
- a CDS encoding ABC transporter substrate-binding protein, with protein sequence MAFARGYITDAFAARSIVVGRIVEGGLNLVASDPDEQQRHLFREGSNIRALAARSSGAPTRVIGLTWIDERQAIIVRPDSGVMQPADLKGLRFALPAFTESKGESIARGMALRGIENALTLGGLTLDDARLVDIPVMPRQRPTPENMRRFWHGLERLAAGEVDAVYVKGAAAADAAEELGLVVGVDLDAYPSRLARINNGTPRPIVVHQHMLDHHLDLVELFLEQVLRAADWSATHLDELRPILAEETWSSIAGVDTAYRGGFHRALHPDLSPDRIGMLAAQAEFLLQAGFYEKPVDVEAWVDPRPLAAAAERLAHPRRESA encoded by the coding sequence GTGGCCTTCGCCCGCGGCTACATCACCGATGCCTTCGCCGCGCGAAGCATCGTGGTCGGGCGCATCGTCGAGGGTGGGCTCAATCTCGTTGCCTCAGATCCCGATGAGCAGCAGCGCCACCTGTTTCGCGAGGGCAGCAATATCCGGGCGCTAGCCGCCCGCTCAAGCGGGGCGCCAACGCGTGTGATCGGCCTGACCTGGATCGACGAGCGCCAGGCAATCATCGTGCGCCCGGACAGTGGCGTCATGCAACCCGCGGACCTGAAAGGTCTGCGTTTCGCCCTTCCCGCCTTCACCGAGAGCAAGGGCGAATCCATCGCCCGCGGCATGGCTCTGCGCGGGATCGAGAATGCGCTGACGCTCGGCGGGCTGACGCTGGACGATGCGCGCCTGGTGGACATTCCGGTGATGCCCCGCCAGCGCCCGACACCCGAGAACATGCGGCGGTTCTGGCACGGGCTCGAACGGCTCGCGGCGGGTGAGGTCGACGCGGTTTACGTCAAGGGCGCCGCCGCGGCCGATGCAGCGGAAGAACTCGGCCTGGTCGTCGGCGTCGATCTCGACGCCTATCCGAGCCGGCTCGCGCGTATCAACAATGGCACGCCCCGGCCGATCGTCGTGCATCAGCACATGCTCGACCATCACCTAGACCTGGTTGAACTGTTTCTCGAGCAGGTGTTGCGCGCCGCCGACTGGTCGGCCACACATCTGGACGAATTGCGACCGATCCTCGCGGAGGAAACCTGGTCGAGCATCGCAGGCGTGGACACCGCCTATCGTGGCGGGTTCCACCGCGCGCTGCATCCCGATCTGTCGCCCGACCGCATCGGCATGCTGGCGGCGCAGGCGGAGTTTCTGCTGCAGGCCGGTTTCTACGAAAAACCGGTCGACGTTGAGGCGTGGGTCGACCCCCGCCCGCTCGCCGCAGCCGCCGAACGGCTGGCCCATCCGCGCCGCGAGAGCGCTTGA
- a CDS encoding sigma-54-dependent Fis family transcriptional regulator, which translates to MSAQSRLEERRKVGVVAGRGDHGRTLLTYDCEKHHAEGPRARALVFSDPKSKAMLPLIDKVAPSEANILIVGETGTGKELVARFVHDRSNRADAPFVAVNCGAFSETLIEGELFGYERGAFTGAQTARSGWFEAANGGTLFLDEIGELPPALQVKLLRVLQEREVVRLGSRTPIKLDIRIIAATNVDLQRAVDAGTFRSDLFYRLQVVALPLLPLRERRADILPLAQHFLSTYGERLKAGRLEITPAAEEALFHYPWPGNIRELENAIHRATLICQAGRIDVDDLVLGTQFVQAPPADDAKAGLEDQVRSLVSRLIEGHQPDLLDRLVATAVTEAFRRSGSNQIKTAESLGVTRNVVRTYLKNLNLI; encoded by the coding sequence ATGAGCGCGCAGAGCCGTTTAGAAGAACGTCGAAAGGTCGGCGTGGTCGCTGGCCGAGGCGATCACGGAAGGACGCTGCTGACCTACGATTGCGAAAAACACCACGCCGAAGGGCCACGCGCCCGGGCGCTGGTTTTCAGCGATCCGAAGTCCAAGGCGATGCTGCCCCTGATCGACAAGGTTGCGCCGAGCGAGGCGAATATCCTGATCGTTGGCGAGACGGGCACGGGCAAGGAACTCGTCGCCCGCTTCGTCCACGATCGCAGCAACCGGGCTGACGCGCCCTTCGTGGCGGTTAACTGCGGCGCCTTTTCCGAAACGCTGATCGAAGGCGAACTGTTCGGCTACGAGCGCGGCGCCTTCACCGGTGCGCAGACGGCGCGTTCCGGATGGTTCGAGGCAGCCAATGGCGGGACGCTGTTCCTCGACGAGATCGGCGAACTGCCGCCTGCGCTTCAGGTCAAGCTGCTGCGCGTGCTGCAGGAGCGCGAGGTCGTTCGGCTCGGCTCGCGTACACCGATCAAACTCGACATCCGGATCATCGCCGCGACCAACGTCGACCTGCAGCGCGCCGTCGATGCGGGAACCTTCCGGTCGGACCTCTTCTATCGCCTGCAGGTCGTCGCGCTGCCGCTGCTGCCGCTGCGCGAACGCCGCGCCGACATCCTGCCGCTCGCGCAGCACTTTCTCAGCACCTACGGCGAGCGGCTCAAGGCCGGCCGGCTCGAGATCACGCCGGCGGCGGAGGAAGCGCTGTTCCACTATCCCTGGCCGGGCAACATCCGCGAACTGGAAAACGCCATCCACCGGGCTACGCTGATCTGCCAGGCCGGCCGGATCGACGTCGACGACCTTGTGCTCGGCACACAGTTCGTGCAGGCGCCGCCAGCGGACGATGCCAAGGCCGGACTTGAAGACCAGGTGCGCTCGCTCGTCTCGCGGCTGATCGAGGGGCACCAGCCCGATCTGCTCGATCGGCTCGTCGCTACCGCCGTGACCGAAGCGTTCCGACGTTCGGGATCAAACCAGATTAAGACCGCAGAGTCGCTCGGCGTGACCCGAAACGTCGTACGTACCTACCTCAAGAACCTGAATCTGATTTAA
- a CDS encoding ABC transporter substrate-binding protein, protein MPNTAAEIWFTRCPVPTATGIAYKLGWLSEAFAADGIELKTLQESSAELGRHHYDHRLPTLIREGGNMLAFGARAQGEPTKLIGLTWIEESQLILARPHSGIRSAADLKGKRLALPSWNQNPIPSHVRGTSIARGMSLAGYKGALASAGLTFDDVELVETPDRLRNIGGAGRDLEPRRRGPGGLWPVEALVSGQVDAIYVKGAAALDQARENGLVVAIDLDALPDPRFRVNNGTPRPITVHQSLLDDHFDLVVRFLAVTLRAADYVAEQPERLRDILEFETAGSAQAVDQAYAKLHEGLHPTLDSERLALFEQQKKFLFTHGFLDADFALADWIDPRPLEAARAFNARLPQPVAA, encoded by the coding sequence ATGCCCAATACCGCCGCCGAGATCTGGTTTACCCGCTGCCCCGTGCCGACCGCGACGGGTATCGCCTACAAGCTCGGCTGGCTGAGCGAGGCCTTCGCCGCAGACGGGATCGAACTCAAGACGCTGCAGGAATCGAGCGCGGAACTCGGCCGGCACCACTATGACCACCGCCTGCCAACGCTGATCCGCGAAGGTGGCAACATGCTGGCCTTTGGAGCGCGCGCGCAGGGCGAGCCGACCAAGCTCATCGGGCTGACCTGGATCGAGGAAAGCCAGCTCATCCTCGCCCGGCCCCACAGCGGCATCCGTTCGGCGGCCGATCTCAAGGGCAAGCGCCTGGCGCTTCCCAGCTGGAACCAGAACCCGATCCCCAGCCACGTCCGCGGCACTTCGATCGCGCGCGGGATGTCGCTCGCCGGCTACAAGGGCGCGCTCGCCTCTGCGGGGCTGACCTTCGACGATGTCGAGCTGGTGGAGACGCCCGACCGGCTGCGCAATATCGGCGGCGCGGGCCGTGATCTGGAGCCGCGTCGCCGCGGTCCCGGCGGTCTCTGGCCCGTCGAGGCGCTAGTCTCGGGCCAGGTCGACGCGATCTATGTCAAGGGCGCCGCCGCACTCGACCAGGCGCGCGAGAACGGCCTTGTCGTCGCGATCGATCTCGATGCCCTGCCCGACCCGCGCTTCCGCGTGAACAACGGCACGCCGCGCCCGATCACGGTCCATCAGAGCCTGCTCGACGATCACTTCGACCTCGTCGTGCGCTTCCTCGCCGTCACGCTACGCGCAGCCGACTACGTCGCCGAACAGCCCGAACGGCTCCGTGATATCCTCGAGTTTGAGACCGCCGGAAGTGCCCAGGCTGTCGATCAGGCCTATGCCAAGCTTCACGAGGGGCTGCATCCAACACTCGATTCCGAACGGCTGGCTCTGTTCGAGCAGCAGAAGAAGTTCCTCTTCACCCACGGCTTCCTCGATGCCGACTTCGCGCTGGCCGACTGGATCGACCCGCGGCCGCTCGAAGCCGCCCGCGCTTTCAACGCCCGGCTCCCGCAGCCCGTCGCTGCCTGA
- a CDS encoding class II aldolase/adducin family protein, with translation MSQTLSPEALAFVLQAEKDARKAFRLLRETRTISPSGTLFYGVRIPNEDKLVTLNYAGLWADDPDAPITSVIDFDGNSLWSNPAGGTARYVKLFQKHPGIQAVSHVHTPHLGAYSQAHAELPLLYVPNRRFRFSDKLPVYINRRQREVDFILDSLEQDPEVPGIVEANGGATVWSWKGLRDLTNQIVLLEEGAQFQILAKALGGSQAFGPGVLEQQWKMGKLVPADASVDDDGTIHYAEAAE, from the coding sequence ATGTCTCAAACCCTGTCCCCCGAAGCCCTCGCCTTCGTCCTCCAGGCCGAGAAGGACGCTCGCAAGGCGTTCCGCCTGCTGCGCGAAACGCGCACGATCTCGCCCTCGGGCACCCTGTTTTACGGCGTCCGCATCCCCAACGAGGACAAGCTCGTCACGCTCAACTATGCAGGCCTTTGGGCCGACGACCCCGATGCGCCGATCACTTCCGTGATCGACTTCGACGGCAACAGCCTGTGGTCGAACCCGGCCGGCGGCACTGCGCGCTACGTCAAGCTGTTCCAGAAGCATCCGGGCATCCAGGCGGTCAGCCACGTCCACACGCCGCATCTCGGCGCCTACTCGCAGGCCCATGCCGAACTGCCGCTGCTCTATGTGCCGAACCGACGCTTCCGCTTCTCGGACAAGCTGCCGGTCTACATCAACCGTCGCCAGCGCGAGGTCGATTTCATTCTCGATTCGCTCGAGCAGGATCCGGAAGTGCCCGGCATCGTCGAAGCGAACGGGGGCGCGACCGTGTGGAGCTGGAAGGGGCTGCGCGACCTGACCAACCAGATCGTGCTGCTGGAAGAAGGCGCCCAGTTCCAGATCCTGGCCAAGGCGCTTGGCGGCTCGCAGGCCTTCGGCCCGGGCGTGCTCGAACAGCAATGGAAGATGGGCAAGCTCGTGCCCGCCGATGCCAGCGTCGATGACGACGGCACCATCCACTACGCCGAAGCCGCCGAATAA